In the Cellvibrio sp. KY-GH-1 genome, AACTGTTTGTGCAGCAAGATCAATCGTCAACTCATAACCTTCTGTTGCGTACATTTCCTTAAATAATTTATCAACAATCGCTTCGCTCAAAATAATTGGCAACAAGCCATTCTTGAAACAGTTGTTGAAGAAAATATCGGCAAAGCTCGGTGCGATTACACAGCGAAAACCATAGTCATCCAGCGCCCAGGGCGCATGCTCACGGCTTGAGCCGCAACCAAAGTTTTCGCGCGCTAACAATACACTGGCGTCTTTATAGCGCGGAAAATTCAGCGGAAATTCGGCATTGATCGGACGGCCTTCGCAGCTTTGATCCGGCTTGCCTTCATCAAGGTAGCGCAACTCATCAAACAGGTTTTTGCCAAAGCCAGTGCGCTTGATGGATTTCAAAAACTGCTTGGGAATGATCATGTCGGTATCGACATTGGCGCGATCCATAGGAGCAGCAATGCCTTTTAAAACGGTAAAACTTTTCATGGCACCTACTCCTATTAGTTAAATGTACGCACATCAACAAAGTGGCCAGCAATTGCCGCCGCTGCCGCCATCGCCGGGCTCACCAAGTGAGTGCGACCACCGTAACCCTGACGACCTTCGAAGTTGCGGTTAGATGTAGAGGCACAATGCTCGCCTGCACCCAACTTGTCAGCATTCATCGCCAAGCACATAGAGCAGCCTGGCTCACGCCACTCCAATCCAGCTTCGATAAAAATCTTATGCAAACCTTCCGCTTCGGCTTGCGCTTTTACTGCACCAGAACCTGGAACCACAATCGCCTCTTTTACTGAGGCAGCTTTAGTACGGCCTTTCACCACTTCTGCAGCAGCGCGAATATCTTCAATGCGCGAGTTGGTGCAAGAGCCAATAAATACGCGATCAACATGAATCGATGTGATTGGCTGATTCGCTTGCAAACCCATGTATTGCAGCGCGCGAATCATGTCATTGCGCTTAACCGGATCAGCTTCATGTGCAGGATCAGGCACTTTATCTTCAACCGACACCACCATCTCTGGCGATGTGCCCCAGCTCACTTGCGGCTTGATATCAGCGCCGTTGATTTCTACCACCGCATCAAAATGGGCACCTTCGTCGCTGACATAGTTTTTCCAGTCGGCAACTGCTTTTTCCCACAACTCACCCTTAGGTGCATAGGTGCGGCCCTTTACGTAATCGATAGTGGTTTGATCTACCGCCACCATACCGGCACGCGCACCCGCTTCGATCGCCATGTTACATACGGTCATACGACCTTCCATACTCATATCGCGGAATACCTGACCGCCGAATTCCATCGCATAACCAGTACCGCCCGCAGTACCTATTTTGGCGATAATCGCCAGCACCACGTCTTTAGGAGTAACGCCAAGACCCAGCTTGCCATCCACCTTTATCAACATATTCTTCATTTTTTTGGCAACCAAGCACTGGGTCGCCATGACATGCTCAACTTCACTGGTGCCGATACCGTGCGCCAAAGAACCCAAGGCACCATTAGTCGCGGTGTGAGAATCGCCGCAGACCACGGTCATACCCGGCAAACAGGCGCCGGTTTCCGGCCCTACAACGTGCACAATGCCCTGACGCTCGTCATTGATTTTGAACTCAAGAATGCCGAACTCATCGCAGTTGTCATCCAGAGTCTGTACCTGAATCAGGGAAACAGGGTCCTGAATCCCTTTCACGCCATTAGCGCGCTCTTTCTGGGTAGTAGGAACGTTGTGATCGGGCGTCGCGAGAATAGAGTCCACCCGCCAAGGCTTGCGGCCCGCCATGCGCAGACCATCAAACGCCTGCGGCGAAGTCACTTCGTGAACTATGTGACGATCTATATAGATGAGGGCAGAACCATCGTCACTTTGATGGACGAGGTGGGCATCCCAGAGTTTGTCATAAAGGGTTTTAGCCATGGTGATCTCCTAATTAGCCCTTAAATCCGGGGCTCACAGGGTTGCAGAGAAACTTATCGAAAGAATGCAGCCATGCTACGCTCGCCAAACCCATAAAACAAATTTATCTTTTTTATATATTGCATTCCATTTAGGAATAGTTTAAATATTCTACGAATGGATACTCAACACCTACAGGCATTTGTCGCCATCGCTGAGAATGGGTCATTTTCTGCTGCTGCCGAGCGGTTGCATCTCACGCAGCCCGCGATAAGCAAGCGCATAGCTCTGCTGGAAGAACAACTTAGAGCACCTTTATTTGATCGAATTGGCCGCCAAGTGGCACTAACCCAGGCTGGTCAGGTCTTATTAAGCAAAGCCAAGTTAATCTTGGGTGAAGTGATTGCCGCGCAGCGGGCCATCGCAGATTTACAAGGCGATGTACAGGGCAAACTGAGTATCGCAACCAGTCACCATGTGGGGTTGCACTATTTGCCACCCTATTTGCGCGAATTTTCGACGCGTTACCCACAGGTAAAGCTGGACTTACATTTTCTCGATTCGGAGCAGGCATACCATGAAATCCTACAAGGCAGATTCGACCTCGCCATTATTACGCTCGCGCTTTCGCAAGACCCACGACTCCAAAGCCACACTCTCTGGCACGATCAACTCCACTTCGTCGTCGCGCCCTCTCACCCCCTTGCGCAATCAGGAAGCTCCGATGCCACACAATCGCATCTTCGCCTGGCCGATTTAAGCAAGCACCCGGCGATAATGCCGGATACCAACACCTACACAACCCAGCTCATCAAGAACTTGTTTGATGGTGAAAACTTGCCGCTCGATATAGGCATGATTTCCAATCACCTCGATACTATCAAAATGCTGCTCAGTATTAATCTCGGCTGGGGCGTGTTGCCGCGCAAAATTATCGACACGCAATTACAAATTCTCAACGTTAACCATCCGCCAATCATGCGCCCACTGGGATGTATTCATCACAATCAACGCACCCTGAACAACGCTGCAAGGGTTTTTTTATCACTTTTGCAAGGCGGTGACATTTCTGCGAAACATTTAGCGGGCACGCTGTAAATTTTACGGCACAATTTCTCAATATCAATTTCTCTAGAAATCAACTAATGCCATAGGATGCTTTTATGCAACACACCTTTCCTGTAAAAAAAATCACACTCGCCACTCTGGCACTCGTCGGTTGCCAACACGTTTCTGCTGATACCGTCTTTGGCATCTACGCCGGGGCTGGAAGCTGGCAGGGCGAATATTCCGGTGAAGCGGGCGATCCTGCGGTAACAGCACAAGATTTAGGAATGGAAGAAAAAAATAATGCGTTTTATTACATTGCCATCGAACACCCTGTACCCTTTCTGCCCAACATTAAAGTGCAACAAAACGATATTACCAGCGACCAAAGCAGCACAATTGAAAAAAGCTTTAGTATTGGCGACGTCACCTTCCCTGCGGGAAGCGATGTAAAAACCGATTTTGATTTGAGTTACACAGACGCAACACTCTATTACGAGGTGCTGGACAATTGGCTCAATTTGGATTTGGGTATCACGCTACGAAAATATTCTGGTTATCTAAAAGCAGAAACCATGCAATTCAGTGACGACATTGACATTGACGTTGGGGTACCGCTAATTTACGGCAAATTTCAATTTGATTTGCCTTTCAGCGGATTCTCAGCCGGATTTGAAGGAAATTACATTAGTTACGATGGAAACAACCTGAGTGACTACAGCGCCAAAATAGGATACATGTTTGACTCATCGCTCGATTTAGGGTTAGAAGTCGGTTATCGCGCAGTGAAGCTTGATATTAACGAAGATGACGTAGCTACCAACCTGGAGATTAAAGGCCCTTACGTGGCAGCCCTTTTTCACTTTTAACAGCAATTTTAAAAAGGCGGGCAGATAATATGCCCGCCGTTGCCAAGTGTTTCCGCACGCAATTTTATCGAAATTACAAAGCACCTAACTGCAAGTACATATTGTAATCTCCGCGGAAACTAAACCCGTAACCAAGATACAAGGGGCCCAAAGGCGTTTCGCCGCCAAGATAAATCACACCTGAATCAAGCCAATCATCGCTCTTTGACATTAAGTAATTTTCTTCAAGCCTGGCCGCCTCAAGCCCAAAACCCAGCCGCAAATCCCCGTTTAAACCAAGGGGCATACGCCCAATAATTTTCTCCAATCGAATATGACCATAAAAAGCATCATCGCCGATAATCTGGTTGCTAGCGTAACCTGACATATTCAAAAAACCACCCAACAGGGCCGCATCATAGAGCGGAGCATCACCTTTAACAGAAGTGACATATGAGGAGCGAACCCCAAACACGTAGTCACTTACTTTATAAGCACCACCAACATCTGCAGACAATTTACTATAACTCTCTGCATGCGAATCGAAATAACTAAG is a window encoding:
- the leuD gene encoding 3-isopropylmalate dehydratase small subunit, coding for MKSFTVLKGIAAPMDRANVDTDMIIPKQFLKSIKRTGFGKNLFDELRYLDEGKPDQSCEGRPINAEFPLNFPRYKDASVLLARENFGCGSSREHAPWALDDYGFRCVIAPSFADIFFNNCFKNGLLPIILSEAIVDKLFKEMYATEGYELTIDLAAQTVTTPSGESFGFEVDAFRKHCLLNGLDDIGLTLEKADAIRAYEIKRRAEAPWLFDVVK
- a CDS encoding TIGR04219 family outer membrane beta-barrel protein; amino-acid sequence: MQHTFPVKKITLATLALVGCQHVSADTVFGIYAGAGSWQGEYSGEAGDPAVTAQDLGMEEKNNAFYYIAIEHPVPFLPNIKVQQNDITSDQSSTIEKSFSIGDVTFPAGSDVKTDFDLSYTDATLYYEVLDNWLNLDLGITLRKYSGYLKAETMQFSDDIDIDVGVPLIYGKFQFDLPFSGFSAGFEGNYISYDGNNLSDYSAKIGYMFDSSLDLGLEVGYRAVKLDINEDDVATNLEIKGPYVAALFHF
- the leuC gene encoding 3-isopropylmalate dehydratase large subunit, with amino-acid sequence MAKTLYDKLWDAHLVHQSDDGSALIYIDRHIVHEVTSPQAFDGLRMAGRKPWRVDSILATPDHNVPTTQKERANGVKGIQDPVSLIQVQTLDDNCDEFGILEFKINDERQGIVHVVGPETGACLPGMTVVCGDSHTATNGALGSLAHGIGTSEVEHVMATQCLVAKKMKNMLIKVDGKLGLGVTPKDVVLAIIAKIGTAGGTGYAMEFGGQVFRDMSMEGRMTVCNMAIEAGARAGMVAVDQTTIDYVKGRTYAPKGELWEKAVADWKNYVSDEGAHFDAVVEINGADIKPQVSWGTSPEMVVSVEDKVPDPAHEADPVKRNDMIRALQYMGLQANQPITSIHVDRVFIGSCTNSRIEDIRAAAEVVKGRTKAASVKEAIVVPGSGAVKAQAEAEGLHKIFIEAGLEWREPGCSMCLAMNADKLGAGEHCASTSNRNFEGRQGYGGRTHLVSPAMAAAAAIAGHFVDVRTFN
- a CDS encoding LysR family transcriptional regulator → MDTQHLQAFVAIAENGSFSAAAERLHLTQPAISKRIALLEEQLRAPLFDRIGRQVALTQAGQVLLSKAKLILGEVIAAQRAIADLQGDVQGKLSIATSHHVGLHYLPPYLREFSTRYPQVKLDLHFLDSEQAYHEILQGRFDLAIITLALSQDPRLQSHTLWHDQLHFVVAPSHPLAQSGSSDATQSHLRLADLSKHPAIMPDTNTYTTQLIKNLFDGENLPLDIGMISNHLDTIKMLLSINLGWGVLPRKIIDTQLQILNVNHPPIMRPLGCIHHNQRTLNNAARVFLSLLQGGDISAKHLAGTL